The nucleotide sequence GCTCGACAACTCTTTATAAAAAGAGCATCGAACCCGTAGCTTCGGTGAATAGTTTGAGCCCCGTTACATCTTCCGCGCGAGCCGACTCGACCAGTGAGCTATTACGCTTTCTTTAAAGGGTGGCTGCTTCTAAGCCAACCTCCTGGCTGTCTGGGCCTTCTCACATCGTTTCCCACTTAACTATTACTTTGGGACCTTAGCTGACGGTCTGGGTTGTTTCCCTTTCCACGACGGACGTTAGCACCCGCCGTGTGTCTCCCTTGATTGCACTCATCGGTATTCGGAGTTTGCATGGGGTTGGTAAGTCGGGATGACCCCCTAGCCCAAACAGTGCTCTACCCCCGATGGTGAGACAAGAGGCGCTACCTAAATAGCTTTCGAGGAGAACCAGCTATCTCCGGGCTTGATTAGCCTTTCACTCCTATCCACAAGTCATCCCCTGGCTTTTCAACGACAGTGGGTTCGGCCCTCCAACCAGTGTTACCTGGTCTTCAACCTGCTCATGGATAGATCGCCCGGTTTCGGGTCTACACCTTGCGACTGTTCGCCCTATTAAGACTCGGTTTCCCTACGGCTACCCTATGCGGTTAACCTTGCCACAAAATGTAAGTCGCTGACCCATTATACAAAAGGTACGCAGTCACATGCCTGAGCATGCTCCCACTGCTTGTACGTACACGGTTTCAGGTTCTGTTTCACTCCCCTCAACGGGGTTCTTTTCGCCTTTCCCTCACGGTACTGGTTCACTATCGGTCAGTCAGGAGTATTTAGCCTTGGAGGATGGTCCCCCCATGTTCAGACAGCATTTCACGTGTGCCGTCCTACTCGATTTCACAATAAAGGAGTTTTCGCATACGGGGCTATCACCCACTATGGCCACACTTTCCAGTGTGTTCCGCTAACTCCAGGATTGCTTAAGGGCTGGTCCCCGTTCGCTCGCCGCTACTGGGGGAATCTCGGTTGATTTCTTTTCCTCCGGGTACTTAGATGTTTCAGTTCCCCGGGTTCGCCTCCTAAACCCTATGTATTCAGGTAAAGGATACCGGCTTGTGCCGGTGGGTTTCCCCATTCGGAAATCGTTGGGTCACAGCTTGTTTATCAACTCGCCAACGCTTATCGCAGATTACCACGTCCTTCATCGCCTCTGACTGCCAAGGCATCCACCGTGTACGCTTAGTCACTTGACCATATAACCCAAAACGATCTGTTTTGGGTCGCTTTTCGTTTTTCGCGTTTCGCGAATCGTGAGAAGCGATGGTAAATAACTACCTTAACGATCTTATTCGATGTATCCGAAGATACTCGAATCGCCATACACATTAGCAATGATCTTTCGATCATATACTTGAGAGTGTCTCAGCAAGAATTTCATTAAACGACAAACTAATAATAAATTATTAAGTCTGCTGATTAATTCAACTCAGCTTAATTTAAGTTTTGGATTCCACATTTTTAAAGAACAGTGCTTTTCACGATTCGCGCAATGCGAAAAGCGAAAAACGACAACAACCAAAGGTTGTTGTAATCAAACAATTCGTGTGAACGCTTATGGATGTCAGTCTTCGTTTAAGGAGGTGATCCAGCCCCAGGTTCCCCTAGGGCTACCTTGTTACGACTTCACCCCAGTCATGAATCACTCCGTGGTGACCGTCCTCCCCTCTTCTGAAAAGAGAGGTTAGACTAGCCACTTCTGGAGCAACCCACTCCCATGGTGTGACGGGCGGTGTGTACAAGGCCCGGGAACGTATTCACCGTGACATTCTGATTCACGATTACTAGCGATTCCGACTTCATGGGGTCGAGTTGCAGACCCCAATCCGGACTACGATGCACTTTCTCAGATTAGCTCCACCTTGCGGCTTGGCAACCGTCTGTATGCACCATTGTAGCACGTGTGTAGCCCTGGCCGTAAGGGCCATGATGACTTGACGTCGTCCCCACCTTCCTCCGGTTTGTCACCGGCAGTCTCCCCAGAGTGCCCACCATGACGTGCTGGTAACTGAGGACAAGGGTTGCGCTCGTTGCGGGACTTAACCCAACATCTCACGACACGAGCTGACGACAGCCATGCAGCACCTGTCACTGCGTTCCCGAAGGCACCCATCTATCTCTAAATGGTTCGCAGGATGTCAAGGCCAGGTAAGGTTCTTCGCGTTGCTTCGAATTAAACCACATGCTCCACCGCTTGTGCGGGCCCCCGTCAATTCATTTGAGTTTTAACCTTGCGGCCGTACTCCCCAGGCGGTCTACTTATCGCGTTAGCTGCGTCACCAAAGCTGCAAGAGCCCCGACGACTAGTAGACATCGTTTACGGCGTGGACTACCAGGGTATCTAATCCTGTTTGCTCCCCACGCTTTCGTACCTCAGCGTCAGTGTCAGACCAGAGTGTCGCCTTCGCCACTGGTGTTCCTTCCTATATCTACGCATTTCACCGCTACACAGGAAATTCCACACTCCTCTTCCGCACTCTAGCTGCCCAGTTTTGGATGCAGTTCCCAGGTTGAGCCCGGGGCTTTCACATCCAACTTAGACAGCCGCCTACGCACGCTTTACGCCCAGTAATTCCGATTAACGCTTGCACCCTCCGTATTACCGCGGCTGCTGGCACGGAGTTAGCCGGTGCTTCTTCTGCGAGTAACGTCACAGCCAACGGGTATTAACCGTCAACCTTTCCTCCTCGCTGAAAGTGCTTTACAACCCTAGAGCCTTCTTCACACACGCGGCATGGCTGCATCAGGCTTGCGCCCATTGTGCAATATTCCCCACTGCTGCCTCCCGTAGGAGTCTGGGCCGTGTCTCAGTCCCAGTGTGGCTGATCATCCTCTCAGATCAGCTACGGATCGTCGCCTTGGTAGGCCTTTACCCCACCAACCAGCTAATCCGACGCAGGCTCATCCGATAGTGATAGCTTTCAAGAAGAGGCCATCTTTCCCCCTTAGGGCGTATGCGGTATTAATCCGGATTTCTCCGGGCTATCCCCCACTACCGGGCAGATTCCTACGTGTTACGCACCCGTCCGCCGCTCGTCAGCAGATAGCAAGCTATCCCTGTTACCGCTCGACTTGCATGTGTTAGGCCTGCCGCCAGCGTTCAATCTGAGCCATGATCAAACTCTTCAGTTTAAATCGTTTTGTTTAGTCATTCCCGAAGGAAGCTAAACTGCTCAATCTTACAATTAAACGTCACATTTATTTAAATCTCTGTGAGAGATTTGAATTAACGAGTATGTTCGCTTGCTTGATCAGCATTTTTAAATCATTCAAAGTCCACTCTCAAAAGAGAACTCGCTTTGTTGACTGATGCAATCGCACAAGCGCCCACACGAATTGTCTGATAACTTTTTAAAGAACAGGTTCAAACCAGAGTGTCTGAACCGCTGAATCGCTCTGCTCAGTGAGTCAGCGCCGATCAGCAAGGCCGCCTATCTTACCGCGACGGCTTTCGTTGTCAAGCGATCATTTTTTCATGGAGAAGAAAGATGCTTTCGAACTCGCTAACCGTTCAACGTTTCGCTTGAAGAACATTGAATGTCGTGGTCAGCGGCGGTGCATTCTAGCGAATCCGTTTTTGATGTCAACCACTAAATTGAGAAGAAGAAATCAGAGTCTGGATTCGTGACTGAAACTTCAGGTGGGCTTCGTGAAGAAGTGCTTTGGAAGTGATGTCCCGATCAGTGGAGGAGTAGTATACGCAGAAATTGATTCGGGTCAACAAACATTTTTAATAAAGAACGCGATCAGCGAACAAGCCATTAGACGACACCTTTCATATTAAAAGTCCTGTCAGATGCAGCTGGAGTCAGGTTAGGGATTGATCCGGCAAAACTGCTTTATCGGTCTACTTTAAAAAGGTTGGGCAATAAACAGAGAAGGCCGCACCATGAGCAATAGAACATCCGCAGCAGAGCTGCTTAAGAAAAACCCATACTGTGTACTTTCTACCTGCCATGCCAGCACTCCCTGGATTACACCATTACTATATGCGTATGACGAACACTGGAACCTGTACTGGATATCCTCTGTTAAAAGTCGCCATTCTGAGTTTCTCAGTAATAACCCTAAGGCAGTGGCTATTGTTTACCAGGAGCCTGGCTACGGAAGAGAAACCTCTGCCTTATATATAGAAGGCACTGTGGAAGTCTGTAATGATGCATCAAGCGTAATGGCTGCATTAAAACAGTATTCAGTAAGAACTGAATCTGGTTTTTCCAACTCACCTGAAGACTACCTTCTGGATAGCCCCTGTCGTTTTTATAAACTGACAACAAGTAAAGCTCACAGCCTTGGTGAAGCCCAGTGGGATAATAACCTGCTGATAGACCGCAGAGTTGAAGTTGCAATTCCTTAGATCAAAAAGCCAGCTGCTACCTTCTGCAGGAAGAAATGGACGATTAATTTCGTTTAATTCTGACTTCTGCTCTGGCATTGGAGGCTGCTCGCTTCCAGTGCTTCTTTCCACTACTCTTCACCTATTCCCTCTATATATAACCGGGCTAACTCGGCAAGGCCTGGTCTATACCTTTTAGAGATTTTTTTTGAATACCGGCTTTATTTGTCCAGATATACATCTACTTTATATAACCAAGGTTATATGTATAGGCGTGTTCGTTTTACTAACCAACATGCCATCAGTGTTTTCGGTATCTCCAGCGAAAACAAAGGGTTACGACCGAATACTTGCCAACATTTTCGACAGCGTTCCGGTAACTTCACCTATCACCGACGGTTCCAGAATCAGGTACATTCACGCTCTTTAAACACTCGTTGCCCGACGACTGCAAAAGTACGGGCAGCATTGATTGATCTGATATTGGAAGTTAGAAGTTTGGAGCTGAATATATTTGCTGATCTGAAGGTGGAGCTGGAGCAGGCAGACCGCACCGCTTGCAGTCTGACTAAGGGCATCATTGAAACCTGTCTGAAGGAATTACCAGCCGCTGACCAGGCATTCACGCCATTGGAAGACCACCAGCACGCTGAGAACGCCAGACAGTACGCCGATAAGGTCAGAACCATTTGCCGGTTGAATACTGGAAACGATACTAATGATACTGGAAATGATACCAGCAATACTAAGCCTGATGAACGACGTTCGTCCTTAGCAAAGGTGATACCTGATATTGATACCCTCACTGAACGCTGTTGCAGCAATAAGGGTAAGCTCGGTATTTGGAAGCCGCACCAGATAGCCCGGAACACCTATCGAACACGAAGGGTTGTCCAGATGTTCAAAGCCAGTAGCGGTATTACCTGTGTGACTGATATTGAAAAGTCAGACGTAGTTCAGTTTAAGGAAACGTTGCTGGAGACGTATGCCATCAGCAGCGCATCAACCATGTTCAACCAACTAGGAGCCTGACCGAGAATAGGATTTATCTGATATAATAGCGTTCAAAACGCAGCCCTGATGAAGCCTGATGTCGCCACCACCAAAATTCAAGGATAGCCCTGTTGAGTTCGACCAGCACCTGCTGTTTCCAACCAACATCTTTGATCTTCTTCCCAAAGATCATGACTGCTACATCTATGAGACCATCTTCCAGAACATTGATACCTCGGAAGTTGAAAAGCAGTACCATCACCTTGGACAGCATGCCTACCCACCCAAGCTGATCGTAGGTATCCTGATCTACGCCTACAGTCATGGTGTATTCAGCTCCCGTGAAATAGAAAAACGGTGTCGGCAGGATCTGGCATTCATGTACATCTCTCAGATGAATTGCCCAAACTTCCGGGTCCTGGGGGACTTCCGCAAAAACAACCTGTCGTTTTTTCATGACTGTTTCAAACAGTCCGTCAAGCTGGCGATGGAGCTGAAACTGGCATCGCTTGGGCATATCAGCCTGGATGGTTCGAAATTCAAAGCCAACAGTTCAAAGCATAAGGCCATGAGCTACGGCCGGCTTAAAGCCAAAGAGGCAGAACTCAGCGCTGAGGTTGATGAACTGATCAAAAAAGCCAGCCAGTGCGATCAGGAAGAAGACGACGCCTACAAAGAAACCAATGGCTACAGTATTCCTGAAGACCTCCAGTTTAAAGAAGAACGGCTGAAGAAAATTAAGGCTGCCAAAAAAGCACTGGAAGAGCGTGAGAAAGCCCTCAATCCGGACGAGCCAATAGACGACAAGAAACAGATTAGCTTTGCAGACCATGATGCCCGGGTGATGAGCAAGAAAGGGTACTGCGAATACAGCTACAATGCCCAAATTAATGTAGATGCGGATCACCAGATCATTGTTGGCCAACACATCAGCCAGCGCGCCAACGACGTACAGGAAGTAGAACCTGCTCTTCAGGCTTTGTCAGAATCTACCGATGGCGCAGCTGTGGATAAATGGAGTATGGACAACGGCTATTTTTCAGGGCCAAATCTGCACACCTTGGATAAACACGGAATAGACGGTTATATCGCTACTGATAAGGAAGAAAAACCGGCTGTCACGAACCTTGAAAATACTGATCGAAAATTTGTCAAAGCGGATTTTACATACAATATTGAAGCTGACGTCTTCATCTGTCCGGCTGGGGAAAAATTGGTTACCAATCCAGCCAGTAAAGCTAAGAGGAAAGGCTACCGGGCAAACAAGGAAGTATGCCGAGAGTGCGCTTACCGCTCCAGATGCAGTGGCTCCAAGAAAAGTGCAGGCAAGGTAATTCGCACAGACAAGTTTGAAACTGCACGACAAGCCATGAATAAAAAAATGGAAACAAGCGAAGCGAAAGCGGTATACGAACGTCGCAAAGTAATAGCGGAACCGCCGTTTGGTCAGATAAAAAACTCTGGATTCAGGAGTTTCAGTCTGCGCGGGAAAGAGAAAGTGGAAGCAGAGTTTTCACTGGTATGCACAGTGCATAATTTCAAAAAAATTGTGAAGAAAGCTTTAACGGGGTCACTCCGTCTTGAGGATTTAAAAAAGGTTGAAAAAGCGGCATAAAGGTAAAGAAAAGCTGTAAATTGGCAAAAATGAGCAAATCAACCTCAAAAAGTGGTTGTTTTTTGCTCATTTTGAATTTTGCGAAACCTTTAGGAGGACTGCCTAAGCTATTCTCGGTCAGGCTCCTAGGGATATGGTGACGATGACGAGCTACAGCCCAGTAAAATCAAGGGGTCGTATAAATACGTAGAGACGAGCAAGGGTGACTGCAATGGTTGCCCTTTTTTGTAAAGTTTTACCGTCACCACACGTCACCGCCTGCACACACACCACGCCTCAAAACCGATCACAGTGGACACGCTGGTAGTTTTGTAAAGCCATCAGATACCACCTACCAATGAGAGCCTGCCGTTGGTCAAATAGCCACGCATTCGACGCAGCAACAAGAGCAGGTGCAGACTATGGAACACATCAATGCAGCCATGAACCGAGGCGAGTTGTTTGACGCCGCTGACGTGGACGGTATTGACCGGGACGAACTTGAAACGATTAGGGCAGTAGTGGAAGCGGAAGCGGTACTACTCCCAGGGACAAAGAACAAGCCGGGGCTGACTGGTGAATCACTGGAGCTACTGGACAGACTACTGATACCGGATAGCGACAGTACACGACAAACCATCTATGCCATTGCTGAAAAGTTTAAAGGTTTGGCAGTGACCGGAAATAGGACAAAATACTGCACTTTTTGTACGTGTGAAAGTGACTCAGAAGGCTAGAAGCCACGGATAGCAAGGGGTCTAGCGGCTTAGGCTTTTTCCCTTCCTTATAGAGACCAGGGATAGATCAGATTCATGTATGAAAGAATCTATACCCGGTAATTAGTCGAACGACGCCGGACGCCTGCAAGTGGCTAGGGTTTATCCCATTGACAGCCACCAGCACACTGAAAAGTCAAAGTGTCGGTTTGACAGTTTGAGAATCAGCACCAGCACAGTTTTAGTATTCGCTGAATTTAGCGAAAAACCTAACACCACCAGTACCACCAGCAGCAAATACTTTTAGCCAACATTGGAGAGAACCTAATGGTCAAAGCAACTACCAAAACATTCAGGCAATTCTGCAAGCCTTGTAATAGCGAACAGGACTTTTACGCCAACGGGACTAAACGGTGCGTGGAGTGTAAGCGGAAGCTGAACGCCGAAAAACACCCATCAGCTCAGGTGTACCAGCCAGCCGACAACCTTAAGCTATTGGGCATGACTAAAAATCAGTACGATAACTGCACAGAACCCGGCTTCGAACGTCTGTATCTGTCCAGCGTGTACCGATTGACGCACAGAGCGACAGGCCATACCTACATTGGTCAAACTGAACAGGCGACGGATAACCGGGTACATAGACACTTTGCAGCAGCTCAAGAACTCAAAAAGGATGGCTCAGGCGAGTACGTATACGACCATTCGATGGCGACGTTTATCCGTGGTCGTATTGCCGACGTTGGCCTGCAAGCCGCCAAAGAAGAATGGAGTACCAGTATCATCAATGAAAAGGTTTTTAATCTTGAACCCGGCGATAAGGATCGAGTTAAACAGGTGCTGTTGCAACTGGAGGGTTCGTATCTTGATGGTGAGTTACAGCACCCATTGAACCTGAATGAACAGGCTTCAGCGGTTGAGCTGTTCACAGTACCTCAGCTATCCGGTACACAGTCACCAGATACAGAAACACCGCTAGATGACTTCGGACGGTTTGAGGCTCAGTCGAAGGCAGTCATAGCTGCATACCAGAAAAGGTTAGGTCAGTATGTCAAAACGACATAGTGAATACGACTCTGCTTGCCTGGAACTGGTGTTACCCTTGCTGACTCTGGTTTCATGCAAGCTCGTTAACGTCTGGTACTGGCATATGGCAGAGGTGGTACCTAATTTGGAATACATACTCATTAAGAATAAGTTAGTAGAATAAGTTAGTAGGTTACTACATCTAGCTCTATCTTAAGATATCTATAGATATGTCTTTCGGTTCTTCTTTCTATAAGGAAGGTAAAAAGGTACTAACCTCACAGCCCACGTATAGTAAGGGCTTTAGGTTTTCACACTGGTATTTGACCGTGTAAAAGTGACCCACTTTGTCCTATTTCCCGGTCAGTACCGCTACAGCCCACGGTTTGCAAGGGCTGGAGAGAATGACTTAAATCCGGTCAGTACGCCAGCACCGGACAAAACCGCAAGTTTCAGCACCGGATAGTTCCTTTTTTAACCTGAAATCTCTCCAGTAGATTTTAGGTCAACACCAGCACACCCACCAGTACCGGAAACAATACGCCAGATACAGTGGACGCTAATTTATGCTGCCCACCATGAATACCCAATACGCCAAAACGGCGGCTTGACTTTTCTGATAGGTGGCGAAAAAGATACGGTATCTAATCCGCCAGATCGAAAAGCAATAAAGCTGACCCTTCAAATCGAGGGGTCAGGTCAGAAAAGAAGCTGTCAGTGTATTCCTGAATCAGATGTGTACCGCCGTCCCCGTGAGCTTGCCCGTTGTTCCGACCGGACGGACAACAGAACCGGCTTTTAAAACTTGCTACTCAGATTTGGCAAGCAAAACAACCACCACCAGCACACCCACCAGGGACAGCAATTCGCTAACAACTCTGCCAACATTCACATACTGTGCTAACCTGAACCCTCATTAAATCAAGAGGTTACACGGATGACCAGTGCTAACAACGTCAGTTTTACTAACCAGATGTTATGACCTCTGAACATCAATCTGCGGGGATAGAGTACATGTCAAAAACGACCGTAAAACCCAGAAAAACACCAGTGCAAAGCCGATCAAAAAAACGTGTTGAGTCGATCTTAGAGGTGACTGCATCCTTACTGGTAGAGAAAGGTTATGAGTCACTGACAGCAGTAGGTATAGCTGAGAAAGCCAAAATTCCAGTCGCATCTCTCTACCAGTATTATCCCAACAAAGAAGCTGTTATCTACGCGCTGTGTGAAAGCATGATAAACGACGTGATGCAAAGGTTTGACGACTACGAAAACTTTGATTCTCATAAACTGGGTATCTGGGAACTTCTCGAATTGATTGGTGAACAGGAGTACGCAAACCCGGCTAATCATAAGCTTGAGTTTGAACTCAACAGAGCAATGATTGCCATGCCACAACTGTCAGAGCTTCATGAGTCATTTGACGAGCGCATATCAAAACGCTTTTCTTCTATCCTGAAATACTATGGTTCAAAATGGAGCATTGATGAACTGGTCAACTTATCACGCATTGTCTTCAGAATGGGGACAACGTATTTTGAACACATTAACAATAACCGGGAAAATCCAACTCTGGCGAAGCAGAGCAAAGAATTGATAATGAAAGCAATGGGGTCACTGATTCAAGACTGTCTGCATGAGCCAGCAACCAGTTGAAACGCGCAGTGAGGGGAGCAGTGTATTATCCCCTCTGCTGGTTAATTTCAGCTTTCACTTTTCTTTAGTTTAATGACAACGGTACCTGCCAGTTTATCATGCCAGCCCTGTTTTCTCTTATCGATGGCAATCCAGATAAATCCAAGCATCAGTGGAATGATCGACAGAAAGTAACCAACATACCGGATAGCAGACTGACGAAATCCCGGAATTTGCCCGGTTTTGGCATCAACAACTTGCACCGACGTTGCCATTTTTCCAGGCGTCGCCCCTCTGTATCGCCAAAACAGGATGACAAACACAACAGGAAGCAGCCAGTTAATCAACAAGTCCCAACTGCCAAGTACCGGTGCTTCGTTGTGCCACATTTCGCTGCCGTAGATCACCAGCGTTAACGGGACAGTAACGAGCAATAATACAAAAGTATCAATCAGCGTGGCTCCACAGCGAGCCCAGAAACCTGCGTATTCAATAGATTCGGGAAGCTCCGGAGCCTGTTCAGTCATGTTTCCACCATTCAGTCCTGATTACATTGTCGTCTTATCGACCTGGGAGCCGATCTCTTATGACTCAAGTTCTGCGAGAATAGCACTCTCCAGATTTTCAGGTTTTGTCGTTGGTGCATAACGGGCAATCACTTCACCCCTGCGGTTCAGGAGAAACTTGGTGAAATTCCATTTAATTTTCTTCGTTCCTAATACTCCGGGAGCTGCCGACTTCAAATCCTGATACAGTGGGGCAGCACTGTCGCCGTTAACGTCAATTTTCTCAAAGACAGGGAAGGTTACACCGTAATTTTTTTCGCAGAAAGCTCCAATCTCATCACTGCTGCCAGGCTCCTGATGGCCAAACTGATCACACGGAAAGCCCAGGATCACCAGCCCCTTCTCACCGTACTTTTCATACAGGCTTTCCAGCCCTTTGTACTGGGGTGTAAAGCCGCACTTGCTGGCGGTATTAACAATAAGAACCACTTTCCCCCGGTAGCCACTTAGGGAGCAGGGTTCACCATTCAACAGTGGCATCTCATATTTCAGCAAGTCCATCATCGTTCTCCGTGCTGTTATTGTTTTGTCAATATAGAACGATATTTTTGCGCTATAGGCAAGACTGTTTCACTCAATCAATCACTGTTGTTTAACGATTAAACATTGGCGTATTGCTCAGCATGCCCCAGCCAGCGAAGAATCAACGGCTCGGCATTTTCCGGGGCGACCTGCAACAGGGTTTGTGCGGCGGAGCGAACATCTTCCAGCAAGTCACTGTCTCGCTCCAACTCAGCAACCCGCAGTTGCGCCAATCCTGTTTGCCGGGTTCCCAGCACTTCACCAGGCCCCCGTAACTCAAGGTCTTTTTCAGCAATAATAAAACCGTCGCTGGAGTCACGCATCACCTGCAGCCGCTCCCGACTCTGCTGAGATAACGGTGCGTGATACATCAGAAGACAATGACTGGCTATATTACCTCGACCAACACGCCCCCGAAGCTGATGAAGTTGCGCCAGCCCCAGCCGTTCAGGGTTTTCAATAATCATCAGGCTGGCATTGGGAACATCCACACCCACCTCAATGACCGT is from Endozoicomonas gorgoniicola and encodes:
- a CDS encoding pyridoxamine 5'-phosphate oxidase family protein produces the protein MSNRTSAAELLKKNPYCVLSTCHASTPWITPLLYAYDEHWNLYWISSVKSRHSEFLSNNPKAVAIVYQEPGYGRETSALYIEGTVEVCNDASSVMAALKQYSVRTESGFSNSPEDYLLDSPCRFYKLTTSKAHSLGEAQWDNNLLIDRRVEVAIP
- a CDS encoding IS1182 family transposase, producing the protein MSPPPKFKDSPVEFDQHLLFPTNIFDLLPKDHDCYIYETIFQNIDTSEVEKQYHHLGQHAYPPKLIVGILIYAYSHGVFSSREIEKRCRQDLAFMYISQMNCPNFRVLGDFRKNNLSFFHDCFKQSVKLAMELKLASLGHISLDGSKFKANSSKHKAMSYGRLKAKEAELSAEVDELIKKASQCDQEEDDAYKETNGYSIPEDLQFKEERLKKIKAAKKALEEREKALNPDEPIDDKKQISFADHDARVMSKKGYCEYSYNAQINVDADHQIIVGQHISQRANDVQEVEPALQALSESTDGAAVDKWSMDNGYFSGPNLHTLDKHGIDGYIATDKEEKPAVTNLENTDRKFVKADFTYNIEADVFICPAGEKLVTNPASKAKRKGYRANKEVCRECAYRSRCSGSKKSAGKVIRTDKFETARQAMNKKMETSEAKAVYERRKVIAEPPFGQIKNSGFRSFSLRGKEKVEAEFSLVCTVHNFKKIVKKALTGSLRLEDLKKVEKAA
- a CDS encoding GIY-YIG nuclease family protein; the encoded protein is MVKATTKTFRQFCKPCNSEQDFYANGTKRCVECKRKLNAEKHPSAQVYQPADNLKLLGMTKNQYDNCTEPGFERLYLSSVYRLTHRATGHTYIGQTEQATDNRVHRHFAAAQELKKDGSGEYVYDHSMATFIRGRIADVGLQAAKEEWSTSIINEKVFNLEPGDKDRVKQVLLQLEGSYLDGELQHPLNLNEQASAVELFTVPQLSGTQSPDTETPLDDFGRFEAQSKAVIAAYQKRLGQYVKTT
- a CDS encoding TetR/AcrR family transcriptional regulator, whose protein sequence is MSKTTVKPRKTPVQSRSKKRVESILEVTASLLVEKGYESLTAVGIAEKAKIPVASLYQYYPNKEAVIYALCESMINDVMQRFDDYENFDSHKLGIWELLELIGEQEYANPANHKLEFELNRAMIAMPQLSELHESFDERISKRFSSILKYYGSKWSIDELVNLSRIVFRMGTTYFEHINNNRENPTLAKQSKELIMKAMGSLIQDCLHEPATS
- a CDS encoding RDD family protein, with the protein product MTEQAPELPESIEYAGFWARCGATLIDTFVLLLVTVPLTLVIYGSEMWHNEAPVLGSWDLLINWLLPVVFVILFWRYRGATPGKMATSVQVVDAKTGQIPGFRQSAIRYVGYFLSIIPLMLGFIWIAIDKRKQGWHDKLAGTVVIKLKKSES
- a CDS encoding glutathione peroxidase; this encodes MDLLKYEMPLLNGEPCSLSGYRGKVVLIVNTASKCGFTPQYKGLESLYEKYGEKGLVILGFPCDQFGHQEPGSSDEIGAFCEKNYGVTFPVFEKIDVNGDSAAPLYQDLKSAAPGVLGTKKIKWNFTKFLLNRRGEVIARYAPTTKPENLESAILAELES